In Parasegetibacter sp. NRK P23, the genomic stretch AGATAATTTTCGTCTGTACGATTCTTAAGCCATTCTACCTCAGGTTACATTTTAAATGTACATCCTGAAAACAAAGCAATGTTGAAATCAAACAAGGCGTTGCGTCGCCGCGTCGTTGCGAGAAATCCTTCCTCAGCAACCCGCACCTCAACCGCCCCTTGCGTCCTTGCTCCTTTGCGTCCTTTGCGTGAAACCTACTCCTCCCACACTTTTGCGTGAAATAAAACCTATTTCTTATTCTTCCGCGTCAGCAGAATCTCCATCGTTTTATACTGCTCTCCCGTTTTGGAATCCGGCCCGAACATCTCCATTTTGGCCGTGTTGGCATCCATGAAAGTGAAGATCTCTTTCATCTCGCATTCCATTCCGTTTGAGGGGCTGACCATGGTACCATAATAGGTGATGGCGTTGGTGGTGGAATCCCAGGTGCCTTCCATCTTCATCATGCCGGTACCCATGTTGTCGAACCAGGTGCTGAAGAACTTTTTGAGGTGGTTGTCGTAGCCGCCGATGGACATGCCTTCAAACGGCATTCCCATAAAATCGCCTTTATAGGTGCCCATTTGGTAGCGTCCGCCGAGGATCATTTTGTTGGTCATGGTAGAGGTACTGGTGGCGGGCGGAGCGTCTTTGCTCATCCACATCGTGTTCTGGCCAATCCATTCGCCATCGTCTTTCGCGAGCATGGCGTGGGCCGAACCGGGCGTGGAGTAGTCCATCCAGGCTTTCATTTCAGTGGCGGAATCAACGGCTATCCAGGCTTTTTTTTCTGTGGATGAAGTGGTGGAATCCGAGGCGGTGGTCTCTTTAGGTGTGTTTTCGGTGTTGTTGCAGGCTGCCAGCAGCAAGGCGGCAGAACAAACGTAGAAGCTGATCTTTTTCATGTTGGAGCATTTTGTATAAAAGTAAATAAAAACGAATGCCCTGTGGATACCACGTTTGTGGTAGGTGGAAGGCCGAAGCTGTTCCTGTTTCAGACCAATCTTTCCAGTACGCCCTTTCTTTTCACGATGTTTTTATAATCCCACTGGATGGTCCTCGCTTTCCCAAGCCAGCGTTTCAGCGCTTTCTTATCTATCTGTGCCACATCGGTATAACGTGCTTCGGCGGCTTTAAAACTCCCTTCCGGCAGTAAACCGGGTTCTTCAAAGGATTGTCCGCTCCAGAACAGCAGGCGGATACAGTTTTTCAATTTGCTGTAACCCGCCACGGGGTTACCGTTGAGGAACCAGACAGGGTGCCGGTGCCATATCTTGCTTTCCGCTTCCGGGAGCTGGCGGTCGATCTCTTCGGCCAGGGCCGTACAAATCTGTTCGTCTTCCGGAAGCTGCGCGGCGTTATACAATGCGATGTCCTGGTGCATGTGGAAAAGCTTGTCCTTTAAAGTTAGGGATTATTTCAGGCTGGAAACAGGCTACGTGGTGGGGAATTTCAACCTTCTCATCGGGAATTTCCGCTTTTCGTAACCGTTCTACCCGATTATCAGGCTAATTTTGCGGCTCAGACAATAATAATTAACAGGCTGCCGCGCGAAGGGTTTCTGCCCAATCAGCGTCTGGTAGTACAATCAGCATAATATGAAGTACGCGATCCTGGGATTGATGCTCGCTGTAAGCGGTGGCATCAGGGCACAACAAAATGTTTTTCTGGACCAGTCTTACTGGCAATCGGCCACTATTGAAAAAATTAAGGCCGATATCGCGAAAGGGAACAGTCCTTCCGCTTACAATGCGGGCAACTTTGATCCCGTGGTGATGGCCATTAACGGAGGGGCCTCCAACGAAGCAGTGAAGTTCCTGCTCTCCCAGGATGGAAATGATGTGAACAAACTCACCCACGACGGGCGTACTTATATCTTTTGGGCCGCCTCCAAAGGAAATACCGAACTGATGGAGTACCTGGTGTCGAAAGGAGCAAAGCTGAAAATGGAAGACAACCACGGGTACACCCCGCTCAATTTCGCCGCCAATGGCGGACAGAAGAATACTCAGGTATATGATATCTGCCTGAAAGCCGGGGCCGATCTGCAAAAAGACCTTACCCACGACGGTGCCAACGCGCTCCTGCTGGCCATCCCCTCCGATGCCGATGGAACACTCACCGAATATTTCGTTTCCAAAGGACTCAGTCTGAAAAGTACCGATGCCAACGGCAGCACCGCCTTCGATTATACGGCACGTACCGGGAACATCGAAGGGATGAAAGCGCTCCGCGCGAAAGGTGTACCCTTCACCAACAACGCCATGTTGCTGGCCGCACAGGGTGGCCGCCGCGGCGGAAACAAACTGGAAGTGTTTCAATACCTGGAATCGATCGGTATTCCCGCCACAGTAGTGGGGAAGAATGGCGATAATGTGTTGCATGCTTTGGTGCGTCGCCCGGGGCAGGAAGAGACCATAAAATATTTCCTCTCCAAAGGTGTGAAAGTGGACCAGGCCAATAAAGAAGGCAATACCGTTTTCATGAACGCGGCCGCCTCCAACCGTGACCTTGCCACACTGGAGCTGCTCCGTGCGCAGGTGAAAGACATCAACAAAGCCAATGCTGAAGGTGCCACCGCGCTTACCATGGCGGTACGCGATAATTCACCCGAAGTGGTGCAGTACCTTATTGAAAAAGGAGCCAATGTGAATGTGGTGAACAAAAAAGGCGAAAACCTTACCGCGTTTCTGTTTGATTCATACAATCCCCGGAACGCGAAAGATTTTGAAGGAAAACTGGATGTGCTGAAAAAAGCGGGACTGGATATTGCCAAACCACTCGAAAACGGCAACACGCTTTACCACCTGGCCACGGCAAAAAATGATGTGGCGCTGCTGAAAATGGTGGTCGCCTATAACGTGGATGTAAATGCGAAGAACAAAGAAGGCTATACTGCTTTGCACAAAGCGGCCATGATTGCTAAAGATGATGCCGTGCTGAAATACCTGCTTTCCATCGGTGCTAAAAAAGAAGTGAAAACAGGCTTCGATGAAACCGCTTTTGATCTTGCGGGAGAAAACGAGAACTTCGCACGTCAGAACCTATCTATTGATTTTCTAAAATAACCATATGGCTCAGTTGAAAAAGGCGCTGGTAGCGGTATTTGTAATTTGTATCCTTAGTCCGGCAATCTCTTTTGGTCAGAACGCGAAGTACAAGTGTATGGTGCAGATGACGAACTACATGGGTGAAGGCGCCTATATCGTGGTGTCACTCATCAATCCAAAAGGTGGGTACGATAAAACATTGTATGTGATGGGCTCCGATAAGAAGTGGTATCCTGATCTTAAAGAATGGCACAAGGCGATGGGCAAGAAACCCGAAAACCTGAGCGCTGTTACGGGCGCTTCCGTTGCCGGTGGCGACAGAAGCGTGGTGAACCTCGAACTGGAGAAAGCAAAACTCAACGCGGGATATAAACTCCGTTTTGAAACGGCGGTAGAGGACAAACAGTACCACCTGAAAGACGTGGAGATTCCCCTTACCACCGAAGGACTGGCTGCTAAAACGGAAGGTACGGGCTATATCCGCTACGTTCGTTTCAGCGCACTTTAACCGAACGATCTTTTATAATGATCATATCTGTATGGAGATACAGCCACCTCGCACTGGCCGTATCTTCTTTTTTATTGCTCCTCCTCGCCTCCGTTACAGGAATTGTACTGGCTTTCGATCCTTTGACCGATAAGGCCGCCACACACCGTGTGCAGGACCCTTCAACTGTTCGTTTATCCGAAGCCGTTCCCCTGCTGAAAGAAAAGTATGGGGATGTGCATGAACTCCGGATGGAGAAAGGTGCACTCGTGCTGCATTGGACCGATGAAGCCGGTAACGGGGAAAAGTCGTACGTGGATGCCCGTAATGGTAAAGAACTGGGTGCGGTGGAAGAACAATCTTCCTTTTTCCAATGGGTGACCGCTTTGCACCGTTCCCTTTTTTTACATGAAACGGGACGGTTATTGATGGGCATTACCTGCTTTTTGCTAATGCTCATTGTCATCTCAGGGATCATCCTGGTGGTCCAGCGGCAGAAAGGTATCCTTCGTTTTTTCGCAAGGGTAGGGCATGAATCAGGGGCGCAATACTTTCACGTGGTATTTGGCCGGATAGCGCTTTTCCCGATACTGCTCATCGCTTTTACCGGCGCGTATCTTTCAGCGACGGGATTTGGTTGGATCAGGGCGGAAACACCTTCGGTGGAAGTGGATTTCGCTGCCATTAAAGCTGAACCTGAATTGGATTGGAATAGTTTCACAGTTTTTAAAAATCATTCACTCGCCGACCTGCAAACCCTGGAGTTCCCGTTCTCGGAGGATGTGGAAGATTATTTCACGGTAAAGTTCCATGACAGCACCATCGCCATCAACCAGGTGACTGGCGAATTGCTGGCAAAGGCGGAACACAGTTCAGCGGCGAAACTCAACGCCTGGAGCCTCGATTGGCATACGGGCAGATCGGGCGCCGTATGGGCCATCATCCTGGCCATCTCCTGCGGGTATATTTTGTTCTTTATCGGCTCGGGTTTCCTGATCACTTTCCGGAGAAGGGCCAATAAAAAGAAGAATAAGTTCAGGGCCGACGAATGCACCACCGTTATACTGGTGGGTTCCGAGAACGGCAGCACATTGCGTTGCGCTGTTTCGGTTTCCAAACAATTGTCGGCGAAAGGGGAGAAGGTATGGCTCACAGATATGAACAATTATAAGGTGTTCCCGGCCATGCAGCAACTGATCGTTTTCACGAGTACGCATGGCCTGGGCGATCCACCTTCCAATGCTGGAAAGTTCCTTTCACGGCTTCCAAAAATGCCACAACCGCAACACGTAAATTTTACTGTGCTGGCATTTGGTTCGCGCAGTTACGATGATTTTTGCCGCTTTGGTCTTGAAGTAGATGCCGCGTTAAGAAAACAGGAATGGGCACAACCCATAATGGACGTTCATACTGTAAATGACCGTTCCCCTGAAGACTACGCCACCTGGTGCAAACTGTATACAGCGGTTTCCGGGCAATTCATAGAACCGGATGCAAAACTGTTTCCCGCGCACCACCTTCACCTGCCGTCATTTACCGTTGTACAAAAAAGCGACGCGACGGAACCCGACTATGCTTTCGAAATTACCTTACTGCCCAAAAAGAAAATGAAGGTCCGCTCCGGCGACCTGCTGGCCATCTATCCCGCCAATGACCACCGGGAAAGGTTGTATTCGATCGGTATGTTGGGAGATGCCATTCACCTTAGTCTCAAACTGCATCCGGAAGGACTGGGTTCAACATTCCTGCACCAACTCCAGGTGGAGGATACATTGAAGGCGCGTATCGTGGAGAACCGGCATTTCCATTTTCCAGGCGGTAAAAATCCTGTTATCATGATCTCGAACGGAACGGGTATCGCCCCCTTCCTGGGCATGATCGGGGAAAATAAAAAGGGAAGAATAGTGCATCTTTATACCGGGTTCAGGTACAGATATTCGCTTGACCGTTACCGTGAATTATTGTCTGGTTACGAAGCGGGAGGCCGCTTGTCGGGCCTGCATGAAGCCTATTCGAGAGAAGCATCGCGCATGTATGTGACCGATATACTCGCAAGGGACACGGAGGAAATTACGGAACTGCTTCGTGCAGGTGCGGTGGTTATGTTATGCGGTTCCCTGGCCATGCAGAAGGATGTGTGCGCGCTGCTTAGTAATATATGCCGTGAAAAAGGGTTAGGCGACATTTTACTGGAGAAAGGAAGGCTGCTGACCGATTGTTATTGAGCCTGCTTTTAATCGTTATTCTTTACCCGATATGTTTCCAGCGGAATAGTTTCTGAATGAATGAATTTGCCTTTATCGGTGGCCATAATGTAGGTATAGCCCGGAAATTTTTTCAGCAGTTTTTTACCTTTCTTACTGCCCAACACCATAATGGAAGTGCTGAAACCATTCGCCAGTTCCGCACTGGGTCCGAATACGGTTACACTGGATAACCCTGTGGCCGGGTAGCCTGTCGCCGGGTTGATGATGTGCGAATACCGTTTTCCATTGATCTCCGCGAACTTTTCATAACTGCCGGAAGTAACGGCCGCCCCGGATTTTTCGAGTGGAATGATGGCGTACAGGTCACCGCGGTGGAACGGATGCGCAAGCCCGATCATCCAGGGTTTGCCATCGGGTTTTCTGCCCCAGGTATTCATATCGCCCGATCCGTTCACGATACCCGCTTTCACCCCGCGTGCCAGCATCATTTCACGGCACCTGTCTGCCGCGTAACCTTCTCCCAGTGCGCCAAAGCCGATCTTCATTCCTTTTAGCTTCAGGAAGATGGTGGACTGCACGGTGTCAATTTCAATGTTCCGGTAGCTCACTTTGGCCTTCGCTTTTTTCACCGCTGCGCGGGAAGGCATTTCCATTTCGGAGCCATCGAATTTCCAGATTTTTTCCATGGCCGCGAAACTGATATCGAAGGCACCGTTCGTTAGTTTAGATAGTTCCAGCGCCCGTTGTGTGAGGGCGATCACTTCTTGGTCCACTTTCACCGGCGCGATGCCCGCCTGTTGGTTCACGTGTGAAACCTGCGTGGTATCTATCCAGTCCGAGATCAGGTATTCTATCCTTTTTATTTCCGCGATAGCGTCATCAATATGTTTTTCCGCTTTCAGGGAATCTTCCGCTACAATCGTAATGTCGAATCTTGCACCCATCAGCTTTACGGTGCGGCTGCGCAGGGTTTGTGCTTCGGAAATATGGCAGAAGCAAACACCCAGGATCAAAATGAAATATCTCATGGTGCGAAGTTGGGAAGAAAAAACGATCAGTACATGTTTTTAATGAGCCTGCCCAATTTTTTCAGGGCCTGCTCTGTTTTCGGGTTCCAATGTATGCCGTAACTGAGCCGCATGCAATTGTTGAACTGGTTGTGCAGCGTGAACATTCTTCCCGGTGCGATACTGATGTTCTGCTTTAACGCGGCATGGTATACATCCACGGTATCTATTTTCCGGTCGAGTTCCAGCCAGAGGATGAAACCACCGTTGGGACGGCTCACTTTGGTGGTATCGGGGAAATGGTCTCCGATGGCGCTGATGAACCGCAAACTGTTGTGGTGCAGTGTTCTTCTGAGGTTCCGGAGATGGTGTTCATAGCGACCTTTCTCCAGAAAGTTCGCCACTACTTCCTGGGTGATGGTGGTGGAAGAAATGGAATGCGTCATTTTCAGGTGTATGATCTTCTCTTTGAATTTTCCTGGCGCCACCCAGCCCACACGGTAACCCGGCGCCAGCGTTTTGGAAACGGAACCGCACCACAAAACAAGTCCGGCCTCATCAAATGCTTTGCAGGGTTTCGGACGGGAGGCGCCGAAATAAACTTCTCCGTAAAGATCATCCTCAATCAGCGGGATGCCTTTCTCCGCAAGCATGCGCACCACGGCTTTCTTGTTTTCCTCTGGCATACAGGATCCCAGCGGGTTGTTGAAATTGCTGATGAGCAGGCATACATTGATATGGGGCAGCACTTTTTTCAGGGCATCGGGGTCAACGCCGGTGAGCGGGTGCGTGGG encodes the following:
- a CDS encoding DUF1579 domain-containing protein, which produces MKKISFYVCSAALLLAACNNTENTPKETTASDSTTSSTEKKAWIAVDSATEMKAWMDYSTPGSAHAMLAKDDGEWIGQNTMWMSKDAPPATSTSTMTNKMILGGRYQMGTYKGDFMGMPFEGMSIGGYDNHLKKFFSTWFDNMGTGMMKMEGTWDSTTNAITYYGTMVSPSNGMECEMKEIFTFMDANTAKMEMFGPDSKTGEQYKTMEILLTRKNKK
- a CDS encoding DUF1801 domain-containing protein — encoded protein: MHQDIALYNAAQLPEDEQICTALAEEIDRQLPEAESKIWHRHPVWFLNGNPVAGYSKLKNCIRLLFWSGQSFEEPGLLPEGSFKAAEARYTDVAQIDKKALKRWLGKARTIQWDYKNIVKRKGVLERLV
- a CDS encoding ankyrin repeat domain-containing protein, translated to MKYAILGLMLAVSGGIRAQQNVFLDQSYWQSATIEKIKADIAKGNSPSAYNAGNFDPVVMAINGGASNEAVKFLLSQDGNDVNKLTHDGRTYIFWAASKGNTELMEYLVSKGAKLKMEDNHGYTPLNFAANGGQKNTQVYDICLKAGADLQKDLTHDGANALLLAIPSDADGTLTEYFVSKGLSLKSTDANGSTAFDYTARTGNIEGMKALRAKGVPFTNNAMLLAAQGGRRGGNKLEVFQYLESIGIPATVVGKNGDNVLHALVRRPGQEETIKYFLSKGVKVDQANKEGNTVFMNAAASNRDLATLELLRAQVKDINKANAEGATALTMAVRDNSPEVVQYLIEKGANVNVVNKKGENLTAFLFDSYNPRNAKDFEGKLDVLKKAGLDIAKPLENGNTLYHLATAKNDVALLKMVVAYNVDVNAKNKEGYTALHKAAMIAKDDAVLKYLLSIGAKKEVKTGFDETAFDLAGENENFARQNLSIDFLK
- a CDS encoding DUF2271 domain-containing protein, encoding MAQLKKALVAVFVICILSPAISFGQNAKYKCMVQMTNYMGEGAYIVVSLINPKGGYDKTLYVMGSDKKWYPDLKEWHKAMGKKPENLSAVTGASVAGGDRSVVNLELEKAKLNAGYKLRFETAVEDKQYHLKDVEIPLTTEGLAAKTEGTGYIRYVRFSAL
- a CDS encoding PepSY domain-containing protein, with translation MIISVWRYSHLALAVSSFLLLLLASVTGIVLAFDPLTDKAATHRVQDPSTVRLSEAVPLLKEKYGDVHELRMEKGALVLHWTDEAGNGEKSYVDARNGKELGAVEEQSSFFQWVTALHRSLFLHETGRLLMGITCFLLMLIVISGIILVVQRQKGILRFFARVGHESGAQYFHVVFGRIALFPILLIAFTGAYLSATGFGWIRAETPSVEVDFAAIKAEPELDWNSFTVFKNHSLADLQTLEFPFSEDVEDYFTVKFHDSTIAINQVTGELLAKAEHSSAAKLNAWSLDWHTGRSGAVWAIILAISCGYILFFIGSGFLITFRRRANKKKNKFRADECTTVILVGSENGSTLRCAVSVSKQLSAKGEKVWLTDMNNYKVFPAMQQLIVFTSTHGLGDPPSNAGKFLSRLPKMPQPQHVNFTVLAFGSRSYDDFCRFGLEVDAALRKQEWAQPIMDVHTVNDRSPEDYATWCKLYTAVSGQFIEPDAKLFPAHHLHLPSFTVVQKSDATEPDYAFEITLLPKKKMKVRSGDLLAIYPANDHRERLYSIGMLGDAIHLSLKLHPEGLGSTFLHQLQVEDTLKARIVENRHFHFPGGKNPVIMISNGTGIAPFLGMIGENKKGRIVHLYTGFRYRYSLDRYRELLSGYEAGGRLSGLHEAYSREASRMYVTDILARDTEEITELLRAGAVVMLCGSLAMQKDVCALLSNICREKGLGDILLEKGRLLTDCY
- a CDS encoding FAD:protein FMN transferase gives rise to the protein MRYFILILGVCFCHISEAQTLRSRTVKLMGARFDITIVAEDSLKAEKHIDDAIAEIKRIEYLISDWIDTTQVSHVNQQAGIAPVKVDQEVIALTQRALELSKLTNGAFDISFAAMEKIWKFDGSEMEMPSRAAVKKAKAKVSYRNIEIDTVQSTIFLKLKGMKIGFGALGEGYAADRCREMMLARGVKAGIVNGSGDMNTWGRKPDGKPWMIGLAHPFHRGDLYAIIPLEKSGAAVTSGSYEKFAEINGKRYSHIINPATGYPATGLSSVTVFGPSAELANGFSTSIMVLGSKKGKKLLKKFPGYTYIMATDKGKFIHSETIPLETYRVKNND
- a CDS encoding PLP-dependent aminotransferase family protein, encoding MKKELLYEGIAMALEKQIRNEVLKPGDKLPSLRTVCSEQGVSMNTATQAYLELERKGMIESRPQSGFFVSAALKKKLSIPGMSTPSATVNFSDTEALIGKVYHSLNDPSIVRLSLGVPDEQLLPVAKLNKGFVEALRSLPGGGTGYEDIQGNLKLRRDIARWSFTWGGSLTDEEVVTTAGTMNALSYCMMATTKPGDTIAVESPVYFGILQLAKSLQLNVLELPTHPLTGVDPDALKKVLPHINVCLLISNFNNPLGSCMPEENKKAVVRMLAEKGIPLIEDDLYGEVYFGASRPKPCKAFDEAGLVLWCGSVSKTLAPGYRVGWVAPGKFKEKIIHLKMTHSISSTTITQEVVANFLEKGRYEHHLRNLRRTLHHNSLRFISAIGDHFPDTTKVSRPNGGFILWLELDRKIDTVDVYHAALKQNISIAPGRMFTLHNQFNNCMRLSYGIHWNPKTEQALKKLGRLIKNMY